The following proteins come from a genomic window of Corallococcus sp. NCRR:
- the ltaE gene encoding low-specificity L-threonine aldolase, whose translation MKPIDFRSDTVTKPTPAMRRLMADAEVGDDVYGEDPTVRRLEERVAERLGLEAAVFVPSGTQANQIAIGAYCRPGDEVLTEEGSHILQYEGGAVPALWGAQPGPLPGERGLLKPETVAAAVREDNIHNPRTRLLSLENTHNRGGGTVWPVERFNAVVDAGRKAGLAVHLDGARLFNAEVAAGQPASAWASLTDSTSVCFSKGLGAPVGSALAGKKDVIREARRLRKRLGGGMRQAGILAAAALYALEHHVERLAEDHANARRLAEGLAQVPGVKVDLFRVETNMVFADLVRPAAEASALLLKQGVLANPTGPHSIRLVCHLDVSTADIDDALARIRQAFAG comes from the coding sequence ATGAAGCCCATCGACTTCCGCTCCGACACCGTGACGAAGCCCACGCCCGCCATGCGCAGGCTCATGGCCGACGCGGAGGTCGGCGACGACGTCTACGGCGAGGACCCCACGGTGCGCCGCCTGGAGGAGCGCGTGGCCGAGCGGCTCGGGCTGGAGGCCGCCGTCTTCGTCCCCTCCGGCACGCAGGCGAATCAGATCGCCATCGGCGCGTACTGCCGTCCCGGCGACGAAGTGCTCACGGAGGAGGGCAGCCACATCCTCCAGTACGAAGGCGGCGCGGTGCCCGCGCTGTGGGGCGCGCAGCCGGGGCCCCTGCCGGGCGAGCGCGGCCTCTTGAAGCCGGAGACCGTCGCGGCGGCGGTGCGCGAGGACAACATCCACAACCCGCGCACGCGCCTCTTGTCTCTGGAGAACACGCACAACCGGGGCGGCGGCACGGTGTGGCCGGTGGAGCGCTTCAATGCGGTGGTGGACGCGGGGCGCAAGGCCGGGCTCGCGGTGCACCTGGACGGCGCGCGTCTGTTCAACGCGGAGGTGGCTGCGGGCCAGCCCGCGTCCGCGTGGGCGTCGCTGACGGACTCGACGTCGGTGTGCTTCTCCAAGGGCCTGGGCGCGCCGGTGGGCTCGGCGCTCGCGGGCAAGAAGGACGTCATCCGCGAGGCGCGGCGGCTGCGCAAGCGGCTGGGCGGTGGCATGCGGCAGGCGGGCATCCTCGCGGCGGCGGCGCTGTACGCGCTGGAGCACCACGTGGAGCGCCTGGCCGAGGACCACGCCAACGCGCGCCGTCTGGCCGAAGGCCTGGCCCAGGTGCCGGGCGTGAAGGTGGACCTGTTCCGGGTGGAGACGAACATGGTGTTCGCGGACCTGGTGCGTCCGGCGGCGGAGGCCTCCGCGCTGCTGCTGAAGCAGGGCGTGCTCGCCAACCCCACCGGTCCGCACTCCATCCGCCTCGTGTGCCACCTGGACGTGTCCACCGCGGACATCGACGACGCCCTGGCGCGCATCCGCCAGGCCTTCGCCGGCTGA